The Mastomys coucha isolate ucsf_1 unplaced genomic scaffold, UCSF_Mcou_1 pScaffold20, whole genome shotgun sequence nucleotide sequence TCTAGGCTGACCTGAACCTCACCATTTTTGTGACTCAACCTCTGAAGTGTTGGGAATACAGGAATGTAACACCATTCTTtgagatgttttaattttaaaattaatttctaagtCAGCCTGAAGCATAATGGGTTTATCATATTTTTGCATATGCTTCATTCTTTTACTTGGAGTAAACAATCAGTTATGCTTTGTGTATTCTAATTAGTATCTACTGGACAAGACAAGTATTAGTATCACAGGAAGACAAGTGAGATGGCAGGAACCTACACAGcaaggagagagggcagaggaaaCGGACCCCAATGACGCCTTGACTACGGACTTTCAGACACCAGATCTGTTGCTTATGCTGCTTGGTCTGTGTCACTTATTGGGGTGACCCTAGCAAACTAACACAGCAACTTTCACCAGGTCATAGCTTTACCTTTCtctcagtttttttcttcttcttctttttaagtggGATACATAACATCTTAAGCTGTCGATATTTTCTTTCAAGAGACACCATAGGTATTATGTTTTGTATTCAAAGTTTATCTTgtgtcatatattttattatgtgttttcAAAGTGAAAGACCACAATTATTGTTTATACTGCTGCTTGCAGCTCATTGTATGTTTTTAACCTAAGTTTGATTAAATGCAATAATCATAGGAATCAGTTGAAGGACTTCTTCTGCAGGGGAATGATATATTAATACGATGTGAGCACCTGCCATGGAGAAGGCACTCAGTATGTGGAACTTTGTTGTTCCTCTGTGAAAAATACAATCTTTTAAGTCTCTCATTCACTCTGAAGttgggcggggtggggtggggattttaaatgtttctagaaCAAAAATAGAGTTGAAGGATACAATTGATTTTTTATGCTTATGACAACAGAGAAGTTCTggaattttaagtaaaatgaaatcaAACTCCTCTCTTCCCAATTTATTCTCACCCATATTGTTAGTCCACTTTTGGgtaaggaatatatatgtataaactgaCTCCATGTTATTAATATATCATACCTCTGCAGAAGAAGTTCCTCAACTGAAAGAAGTTTCCATGATCATTGTATTCCCATTAAATTTGGGTTGAAAACACACGACTTGCAAGATATATATCTTCAGAAACTCACTCCTTACCAATAAGAAgtgaaaggacacacacacatacacacacacacacacacacacacacatacacacacacacacaccatgcacacaaagACAGTCTTACTCAGGCAAGAACTAAATTGTAAACTTAGGTCAAGTCTAGAATGAAAGGAAGACAGTGTGTAACCCACTTAAACACACAGTAACCAACACTGCTGCCTGAGGGCATACTGTCCCTAGAGACCCCCAGTTTGTCTGAATCTTCCCTTCAGCTTCTATTGGAGGGCCTATTTAAGAGATGTACTTAAAGAAACAGTAGATGAATCTGTTTATAGAGTCTAGAATTTTGACCACAATTTACAAttaacactaaataaatatgaaGGCTTACAAATCGTTGTATTTACTTCCATTTGTCCAAACCCAGGTTCCGAATAAATTTCGTCTGTGCAGTCCAATCCAATATGTTTGCCTCTCAGGTATTTTCTTCATCAACATTTCCTGTGACAAAACAGAATGCTATCAGGGCCATCACCTGGTGATCTCATTCTCAGTCGATGACAAAGTTACTGCCCTTGTCTGACTCCATCATGCTCTTACCACACAGGTCCTGCAGGGGGTGCTGAGTACCCAACTCCCTGCGTCCATATTTGCTAcagcaaagaaaatgattttgtaaaaACTCAAGTTAGAGCAGGAGCAGAGGGCATCTCTGACTACACTGTCTGCCTTTCggaccctttccctccttctaCGGGGCTGCCCTAGTTTAGCCTCAACTGGAGAAGATGCTTCTAGTCTTACTGGAACTTGTTATGACAAGGCTGGTTGATACCAATTGGAGGCCTCCcctttttggagaggaaagggaggaagaaaggagggggaaagaggaggtggaaggagggatgggaggaaagGAGCAGGGGAAGCTGCAATCACTATagtaaataaattattgttttttaaaagactgagGTTAGAACATAGCACTTTTGCCCTTAATTCTGAAACAGCTCCCTGTTTTGCCAGACCCTTGTAGTCACACTCTCACTCACTTCTCAGCTTTAGGCAGGGTGACTGGCTATTTTTTTGGTTCCTTGACTATTCCAAGCATTTACCCATCTTAAACCTGTTTTCTATCTGATTTATTACCCCCATCTCTTCATCCCTTAGATGCTCCCTAGACTACCTGCCTTACCTGCTTTATTTCTTTGCTCAAATGTCTTCATTTCAAGGACGTGTGAGCTTGTCTCCAATCTACCTTGGAGAAGTGAGAAAATACTACGGTTTGTAGCTAACATATTGTTTAATTTATGTGTTTTCTATTCCTACTTCTAGTTTTCTATCTCCCCCTCTGAGCTAAAACTTCCCCCAAGGCAAAAGATCTGAGTCAAGTATTCATCATGCTAAGTAGGAAATCTAACCATTTCAGATTTGTCGTTGAGCACAGCCAGAGTTCCATCATGGAGTTTGCAGAGGTCCTTGGCAGTGAGCCATGAATTTTTATGTTGGGTAGAAGAGAAGCAGTTCCGACGTAATTTGTGCCATTCACCAGAGCACATCTTTATTTCATCATCGCAGGTCTTGTTTTTGCCTAATCTTGTAAATGTgactaaaataaacacaagacATGAAAGACACTGTGAGAGAAACGAGTCTGACTTTTACTGTGAAAGATTCCTTTGTGTGTCTCACTGATAAAAATGCTTTTTTACGTTCACATCACATTTCAGTCATTCGACTTTAACCGTCAAATCCGTGATGAAAGGCCAACCAAAGTGGACATGAAGAGCGAAAGAAGCATTGGAGAATTAATATCCACATGGAATTTAAAACTCTAGTGACCACTTTCTAGAAACATAACATTCTCTGACTATTTCTCTCACATTGTTATAATAGTGGAATTTATTCACTTATTCTCTTACTTCTCTTGAAATTGTATATGCCACCTGAGACAAGTTTTCCTCCAAATGAGTCCTCTATAGCTATAAAAATCAAAGGATTATTTCCCTCCCAGTGACTTGACCAATATTCAATTGTTTCTCAGAAACACCATTTCCTACAAAAGTTGAAGCTACTTCGTTGTCCTTTGTTAAAAAGGGGGGAAACACTAACATTTTATTAACTTCAACAACATTTTCTATTAAGCTCACGGTGCTAGGTAGATGAAGTTACTTATTTATGAATAACCCTGAAAGGAACAGTATTTAAGGCACTTTCTCCCATGCCTTGGAAATCAAATAGGCAGacttatagacagacagacaaggtcTTGCTCCTGTTCAAGCTTATGAAGGTGAGACTATTCAATTGGAAGCATTAACTAGCAGTAAGGTTCCATATACCCCCAAAATATTCATGTCACAGAACTTGCTTGACAAATATGTCACAAATTACCCCAAATATTAGGTTCAAATAAACAACTACTATCAAAGTCAAATAGTTGATTCAAAACCTAGGCTATCAGAAACAATGTTTATCATCCATTTACtagtttatttctttcatttgtacATCCAACCACTCCCAAGCTAACCAATTACTGTGTGGCAGAGATTTATGCTTTGTAGCTCTTGGAATATAACATGAAAAAACTTGCTTTTATGAAAGATACATGCCTGAAACCGTGCAGTTTGTCATGAAGTGTACTCAGGTCAAGGGGTAAGGATGACTGCTGGATACCAGGGCAACATTCAGGGTAGGGTTAGACAACGGTGATGCTTACTGAAGACTTGAAGAAAGGTAGACTAGGGAGGTATGCCTGCCTCCAGAGTaagaatgttttttctttctttctgctaaacagtgggaaaagatgatgcagaggccttgaTTGCTCaccagataatgaaaatgtacatacatgttcTACACACAAAGTGAAGGGTTAAGTAGTACAGAAGTCCAGGGTGCTTAGGTGCAGTAAGGACAGCGTAACCATTCATTGGATATTGCTCTAGGTGAATAAGAAATGATGATGTAACATTTCCATCAGATCTGATAATTCTTCtgaattgttaaaaataaactctGTCCATACATAAAGGTGTCATTAGCCACATGTGACTATTGAACCTTGAAATATGGCTAGTGAAATTCGATTCACTTTTATTATAAAGATACtgtagaagaaatataaaaaatctCATTAATAGAACTTATGCTTATGCAATATATTGGCAACTGCTTTAAGAGATCAAGGGTAGAAGAAAGACAACATCAGAGAATAAACTATGATCCAGTCCTGTTAACCATAGGGAGAATATGGAAAGAGTTCACATCTGCCTCAGGGAAAGAATGGGCATAATTTACTAATTATATGTGTAAAgtcaaagaagtaaaagaaaatgagtaAGGGTTTTTGACTTTGCAGTTGGAAAAATTTACTCACTGTTCCCTGAGATGAGGAAGACCATGAATGAAGGATGTGAGAGAAGAGAGACCATTAAGCAGTCCAGACACTGAGATTGCAGCTTAGTTAATACACTGCTATTAAAGTATGAAGACCTAAGCTAAatctctagaactcacagaaaatgTTGGATATGGTGAAACTTTCTTATAATTCCAGCAGTGGAAAGGCAGGCCCCTGGCAGGTGTTGGCCAGCCAGCTAAACCTAAGCTGAGACACAGGAACTACTGAGGGTCCCTTTCTNNNNNNNNNNNNNNNNNNNNNNNNNNNNNNNNNNNNNNNNNNNNNNNNNNNNNNNNNNNNNNNNNNNNNNNNNNNNNNNNNNNNNNNNNNNNNNNNNNNNNNNNNNNNNNNNNNNNNNNNNNNNNNNNNNNNNNNNNNNNNNNNNNNNNNNNNNNNNNNNNNNNNNNNNNNNNNNNNNNNNNNNNNNNNNNNNNNNNNNNNNNNNNNNNNNNNNNNNNNNNNNNNctctctctctctctcacacacacacacacacacacacacacacacacacacacacacacacacaccccgaatGACCACTACTAAGTTTGAGGTATTTATTAGCTAGTCAAAGTAGCTACATtggttt carries:
- the LOC116099673 gene encoding early activation antigen CD69-like isoform X1, encoding MLTDAPPGQSQTNHVHRHHRSSFDAKKLLTLWTLLGGAVAVLLWGFISFPKKFTFTRLGKNKTCDDEIKMCSGEWHKLRRNCFSSTQHKNSWLTAKDLCKLHDGTLAVLNDKSEMEMLMKKIPERQTYWIGLHRRNLFGTWVWTNGSKYNDLFDIQDHGQCAFVHKNGIDSTQCDDDKGFICTREGLCP
- the LOC116099673 gene encoding early activation antigen CD69-like isoform X2 is translated as MLTDAPPGQSQTNHVHRHHRSSFDAKKLLTLWTLLGGAVAVLLWGFISFPKKFTFTRLGKNKTCDDEIKMCSGEWHKLRRNCFSSTQHKNSWLTAKDLCKLHDGTLAVLNDKSEMEMLMKKIPERQTYWIGLHRRNLFGTWVWTNGSLTSKIMVSVPSCIKMA